A stretch of Acidimicrobiales bacterium DNA encodes these proteins:
- a CDS encoding DUF3048 domain-containing protein — translation MPDHAKASRNPLSNLSRNQWIAVGVVVAVLGAVIGIVATSGSSPTKSAGGPTTSSSTTTTLPKLGRNICPLTDLPAAGGLDPQRPATLVKIGNEPGTGLARPQGGLNEADIVFDTPAEGFIMRYMAVYQCNNATAIGPTRSVRWVDYHLARMFLHPILAFAGGIDPNVNQVLKDKWIEPADLIGAQSNAAGRVSTRSGDDSLFTSTAQLYGLYKKAVEPPPPVFQFGASIPASAAPTATAQINFSSGTDVVWKWNAAGNDWIHSYTDTGTDTDTDNNQPVTTTNIVEMVVSYRIGPYSEHGGPGNGDVESQTVGFGQGYVLRNGKHIAVTWHRKDLISGLSFTDAQGNAVTLAPGRTWVELIPDIVAHRAGNITFTS, via the coding sequence GTGCCAGACCACGCCAAAGCTTCCCGGAACCCCCTGTCCAACCTGAGCCGCAACCAGTGGATCGCCGTCGGCGTCGTCGTCGCGGTCCTCGGGGCGGTGATCGGGATCGTCGCCACCTCCGGCTCGAGCCCGACCAAGAGCGCAGGAGGGCCGACGACGTCGTCGAGCACGACGACGACCCTGCCAAAGCTCGGGCGCAACATCTGCCCGCTCACCGACCTCCCGGCCGCAGGCGGCCTCGACCCGCAGCGCCCCGCGACGCTCGTGAAGATCGGCAACGAGCCCGGCACCGGCCTCGCCCGCCCGCAGGGCGGCCTCAATGAGGCGGACATCGTCTTCGACACGCCCGCCGAAGGCTTCATCATGCGCTACATGGCCGTCTACCAGTGCAACAACGCGACGGCGATCGGCCCCACCCGCTCGGTGCGCTGGGTCGACTACCACCTGGCGCGCATGTTCCTGCACCCGATCCTCGCCTTCGCCGGGGGGATCGACCCGAACGTCAACCAGGTGCTGAAGGACAAGTGGATCGAGCCCGCCGACCTCATCGGCGCGCAGTCCAATGCCGCGGGGCGGGTCAGCACCCGCAGCGGTGACGACAGCCTGTTCACGAGCACCGCGCAGCTCTACGGCCTCTACAAGAAGGCCGTCGAGCCGCCGCCCCCGGTCTTCCAGTTCGGCGCCAGCATCCCCGCGAGCGCGGCCCCGACCGCGACGGCGCAGATCAACTTTTCCTCCGGCACCGACGTCGTCTGGAAGTGGAACGCGGCGGGCAACGACTGGATCCACTCCTACACCGACACCGGGACCGACACCGACACCGACAACAACCAGCCGGTGACGACGACGAACATCGTGGAGATGGTCGTCAGCTACCGGATCGGCCCCTACAGCGAGCACGGCGGACCGGGCAACGGCGACGTCGAGAGCCAGACCGTCGGCTTCGGTCAGGGCTACGTGCTGCGCAACGGCAAGCACATCGCCGTCACCTGGCACCGCAAGGACCTGATCTCCGGGCTCAGCTTCACCGACGCGCAGGGCAACGCGGTGACCCTCGCCCCCGGCCGCACCTGGGTCGAGCTGATCCCCGACATCGTCGCCCACCGCGCCGGGAACATCACCTTCACCTCCTGA
- a CDS encoding MFS transporter produces the protein MARGKILVDVTPFRKYPQFFLLWSGFLVRTVGNQLTVVAVPYQVYRLTHSSLDVGLVSLVQLGPLLVGSLFGGTIADAFDRRRVLVATQVLLAATSVGLALNSGAGASVWPLFVCSAAAAGFQGVDNPASTAFIVNLVDRETIVGANALWQVLFQAGQVAGPGVAGVLLARFSIGVVYWIDVASYAASLVTVLFLRKSERPATGVQRELGFGAMVSGVRYLRGHQPLQGIFLADLSAMVFGMPRALFPAMGLVRFHGSAVTVGLLFAAPGVGSLVGSLLTGWVHNIRRQGRAVILAVVGWGVAITLFGLSPWLWPGLVFLGIGGAFDVFSAVFRGAILQLVTPRGIIGRMQAVQIAVVTGGPRLGDLEHGALGAAVGSELAVVSGGIACIVGVLLLVRYLPHFDRLTIDKGVVDFGGRGERPADAGPAAARERAAEASG, from the coding sequence GTGGCGCGCGGCAAGATCCTCGTCGACGTCACGCCCTTCCGGAAGTACCCGCAGTTCTTCCTGCTCTGGAGCGGTTTCCTCGTCCGCACCGTCGGCAACCAGCTGACCGTCGTCGCGGTCCCGTACCAGGTCTACCGCCTCACCCACTCCTCGCTCGACGTCGGCCTCGTGAGCCTCGTGCAGCTCGGCCCACTGCTCGTCGGCTCGCTCTTCGGCGGCACGATCGCCGATGCCTTCGACCGCCGGCGGGTGCTCGTCGCCACCCAGGTCCTCCTCGCGGCGACGAGCGTCGGCCTCGCGCTGAACTCGGGCGCCGGCGCCTCGGTGTGGCCGCTCTTCGTCTGCAGCGCGGCGGCGGCGGGCTTCCAGGGGGTCGACAACCCCGCGAGCACCGCCTTCATCGTCAACCTCGTCGACCGCGAGACGATCGTCGGCGCGAACGCGCTCTGGCAGGTCCTCTTCCAGGCCGGGCAGGTCGCCGGCCCGGGCGTCGCCGGGGTCCTGCTCGCCCGCTTCTCGATCGGCGTCGTCTACTGGATCGACGTCGCGAGCTACGCGGCCTCGCTCGTCACCGTGCTCTTCCTCAGGAAGAGCGAGCGGCCCGCCACCGGGGTGCAGCGCGAGCTCGGCTTCGGGGCGATGGTGAGCGGCGTCCGCTACCTGCGCGGCCACCAGCCGCTGCAGGGGATCTTCCTCGCCGACCTCTCGGCGATGGTCTTCGGCATGCCGCGGGCGCTCTTCCCGGCGATGGGCCTCGTCCGCTTCCACGGCAGCGCCGTCACCGTCGGGCTGCTCTTCGCCGCGCCCGGCGTCGGCTCGCTCGTCGGCTCGCTACTGACGGGCTGGGTGCACAACATCCGCCGCCAGGGGCGGGCGGTGATCCTCGCCGTGGTCGGCTGGGGCGTGGCGATCACGCTCTTCGGCCTCTCCCCCTGGCTCTGGCCGGGACTCGTCTTCCTCGGCATCGGCGGCGCCTTCGACGTCTTCTCGGCGGTCTTTCGCGGCGCGATCCTGCAGCTCGTCACGCCGCGCGGGATCATCGGGAGGATGCAGGCCGTGCAGATCGCCGTCGTCACGGGCGGCCCGCGCCTCGGGGACCTCGAGCACGGCGCGCTCGGCGCCGCGGTCGGCAGCGAGCTCGCCGTCGTCTCGGGGGGGATCGCCTGCATCGTCGGCGTCCTGCTCCTCGTCCGCTACCTCCCGCACTTCGACCGCCTGACGATCGACAAGGGCGTCGTCGACTTCGGCGGGCGCGGCGAACGGCCGGCCGACGCCGGCCCCGCCGCGGCGCGCGAGCGCGCCGCCGAGGCGAGCGGGTGA
- a CDS encoding maleylpyruvate isomerase family mycothiol-dependent enzyme, which produces MSVFPLAPERYLVSIAADSALLADAAALGAGRALPSCPGWDTDTLLGHLGLLHRRVAAMVAAPRPTRVATDDLPPPPAPGKRDHWFRDGAASLVAALTVAGTARACWTLDDPEGESAFWFRRMAQETLMHRVDAELAVGPPSEIEGALAADGVDEALLVHLPRRLRRGAIEGLAAEALVEASDEGSAWRLSLTADAVRPGNGEAGETLAGPAAALLCYLWNRGDAAALTFGGAARVFPNWSALVQM; this is translated from the coding sequence GTGAGCGTCTTCCCGCTCGCCCCCGAGCGCTACCTCGTCTCGATCGCCGCCGACTCCGCCCTCCTCGCCGACGCCGCGGCGCTGGGCGCCGGGAGGGCGCTCCCGAGCTGCCCCGGCTGGGACACCGACACCCTCCTCGGCCACCTCGGCCTCCTCCACCGGCGCGTCGCGGCGATGGTCGCCGCGCCACGGCCGACGCGCGTCGCCACCGACGACCTGCCGCCGCCGCCCGCACCGGGAAAGCGCGACCACTGGTTCCGCGACGGCGCCGCCTCGCTCGTCGCCGCGCTCACCGTCGCCGGCACGGCCCGGGCCTGCTGGACCCTCGACGACCCCGAGGGGGAGAGCGCCTTCTGGTTCCGCCGCATGGCGCAGGAGACCCTCATGCACCGCGTCGACGCCGAGCTCGCTGTCGGCCCGCCGAGCGAGATCGAGGGCGCGCTCGCCGCAGACGGGGTCGACGAGGCGCTCCTCGTGCACCTGCCCCGGCGCCTCCGGCGGGGGGCGATCGAGGGCCTCGCCGCCGAGGCGCTAGTCGAGGCGAGCGACGAGGGGTCGGCGTGGCGCCTCTCGCTCACCGCCGACGCGGTCCGCCCCGGCAACGGTGAAGCGGGCGAGACCCTGGCAGGCCCCGCGGCGGCGCTCCTCTGCTATCTCTGGAACCGCGGCGACGCGGCGGCGCTCACCTTCGGCGGGGCGGCGAGGGTGTTCCCGAACTGGTCGGCGCTCGTCCAGATGTGA